One segment of Hippopotamus amphibius kiboko isolate mHipAmp2 chromosome 2, mHipAmp2.hap2, whole genome shotgun sequence DNA contains the following:
- the LOC130845569 gene encoding S-phase kinase-associated protein 1-like: MQAVTKRERERCRPALLSLRPAISLRPNTMPSIKLQSSDGEIFEVDVEIAQQSVTLTTMLEDLGMDDGGDGDPVPLPNVNAAILKTVTQWGTPHKDAPPPPEDDEEEEERADDAPVWD; this comes from the coding sequence ATGCAagcagtaaccaaaagagagagagagagatgccgcCCTGCTCTCCTCAGCCTCCGGCCTGCCATCTCCTTGAGACCTAACACCATGCCTTCAATTAAGTTGCAGAGTTCTGATGGAGAGATATTCGAAGTTGATGTTGAAATTGCACAACAATCTGTGACTCTCACGACCATGTTGGAAGATTTGGGAATGGATGATGGAGGAGATGGTGATCCAGTCCCCTTGCCAAATGTTAATGCAGCAATATTAAAGACGGTCACTCAGTGGGGCACCCCCCACAAGgatgctcctcctcctcctgaggatgatgaggaggaagaagagcgAGCGGATGACGCCCCTGTTTGGGATTAA